The nucleotide window GGCCAGGCATAACATGGCAACAACTGAGATGATCAGTTTCGCCGGGCCTCTATTTGCAGGGGCTATTCCGTCCATCCTATTCCTCACTGCCAGAGAGCAGTTTCACTATCTCTTCTTCAATGACCTTATGATCACCCGACCGGTACCCCTGATGAAAATAGACGACCTCGTCATCCCCATCGACGATGATGAGAGTCGGAACTACCTTCACGTTCATCCGCCCCATCACATCACCGTTCACATCGAGAAGGACGGTGAAATCGATTTTTTTCGAGCGGGCGTACGGGCGGACCTTCGAGAGGTTACGGGGACCATCGATGCTGATCCCGATGAAGGCTACACCCTTTTCTTTGTATTTATCGTTCAGCTGGACCAGTTTCGGGATAGATCGTCCGCACGGCTTGCACCATGTCGCCCAGAAATCGATAACGGTCAGTTTATTGCCTTTGAGCTCAGAGTACGACCTGCTGTGATTCTTCAGGTCCTTGAGCTTGAACTCGAGGCTACCGGCGGCCGCATCGGCAACCAGGAGGAATGTCCCTGCCAGGATAAATAAAGCCAGCAGGGTCGCCACCGACTTGACGACCGGGAATCTCATTTTGATTTTCATTTCTACCCTCGCCTTTTTGATCTTTCGGGGATAGAGGCTCCCCGACGCCCATATAAGACTAATATAGTCCTATTATGGCTTGCAGTCAATCCCCATTCCGAAGATCATTTAAAAGGAAAGTCGATTATTTCAGTGAGTTGTAGAACGCCTCCCAGAACGGATCGACCCTGGGGTGTTCGAACGGACGTTCCTTCCCGCCTTCGATGACAATGATCCCTTTTTCCGGGGGAGTAAGTTCTCCCACGACAGAAGCAGTGATTCCTTTTGCATTGAGGACCTTGACCACATCGCCCGAAAAATCGGGACGGCAGGTGATGATAAGGGTGCCCTCGCTTATCGCCGCGTATGGGTCCTTGATGTCAAACAGTTCACAGATCTCCATCACTCCGTCTTCCACGACGATCGCGTCTTTGTCGAGGACCGCTCCGAGACCGGCTGCCTCGGCGATCTCATAGACTCCTCCCCAGATGCCGCACTCTGTCGCGTCATGCATAGAGGTCACGCCCTTGTCGCGTACTCCCACCGTGATCGCTGTCATGGCATCCTCGACGACCGACATCTTGTAAAAGATATCCTGCGCCTTGTCAGAGAATTCCTTACCGAACGCCTCTGTTATCCTGTCGGGAAACATCGCCGCGAAGATACCAGACGATTCGATAGCCGGTCCCTTCGTGATGATGATATGGTCGCCAGTCTTCGCCAGTGCGGGAGTAACATAGGAGTCGATCGGCCCTACGGCCAGGACGGTCGCCCCTCCGACCATCGGATAGTTACAGTTCTCATACCTTGCAGTGTGTCCGCACACTACTGCCATCCCCAGCTTCTCGCACTCTTCATGCATGACGGTCCACATCTTTTCGAGCTGTTCGGCTGTGATCTCCATTGGCAGGTTGAGGTCGATAGAGAGGTAGGTCGGCTTGAGACCACTCGTCACGATATCCGAAGCAAGGATATGTATCGCAAACCATGCGGCACGTTCCCATCCATATTCAGGTACGATAAAGACGGGGTCGGTCGTAATTGCGACCGCCTGCCCACCTATCTCGACGATCCCCACATCCACACCACTGCACGGCGGCACGATGACCGAATCCCTCTTTCTGCCGAGACGGGGATAAATGAGCTCTTCGAATACTTCCGGTGAGATTTTTCCGATATCGGGGAGTTTCGCTTTCATTTTTTGATCCTTTCATGCTGCTGATTATTCACTTTATTGTTTCACTGTCATAAACAGAACAAGACTATAGCAAGGGCTTGTACCTGATGAAAAGAGCTAAGTAATTCGAGCGAAAAAAAGTGTTCTATTGTGTACCTGAAAGGTCACGAAGAACACTCCGGGTGTACCGTATGGTACGAATTTTCATGCGACGCGGCGGTCCTGTTCGCCGAATATCCATTCTAATCTAATATTTAACAACCAGTTACTACAACATCCCTGCAATACTGAAAATGGCACGTCGCTTGCCCTTTCTCAGTCCATAACTGGTAATGAGGAAATAGTGTTCTGGACTGAGGAAACCCCGTGGTTGAGGAGACCCACCCCGAGCTAAATCATCTTTTTGAGGGATTTTGAAAAGAAACAGGAGTCTAAATATGAAGAACAAGGTCTTATCACTCAGGATCAGCCTGCTGTCGGCTCTGATCGTGCTGGCCTCTCTGGCCATAGTAGGCTGCAGCAGCGAAACCGCAATGGCGCCCCAGGTTCCTTCACTCGACGTCTCGGCAGTAGCCGCAGATCCGCTCGAGGCCGTTCTTAATTCGACAGACGGGCACACTCCGGGCGACCCGACTGCCAGAGTAGATCGCCTCGCCGAGGTACTTGGCCTCGATGACATTCAGAAGGAAGCCCTCCTGGCCGCATTCCTGGATTTCCGTGCAGCTATTACCGCTCTCAGGGACCAGGTCGTAGCTGGAGAGATCACACTGGTTGAAGCGCGCGAAGCGGCTGTACTTCTGCGCGAAGCCTTCGAAGCCGAACTCCAGCTAATCCTCACCCCCGAACAGTATGACCTCCTTCAGGAGATGAGACAGGTCAGGGACAGGATCAGGGACAGGATCGAAGACGGCACATGTGATAAATATCAGCGCTGGGACATCTGGTTGACCGAAGTCGGCGCCGATTCCGCACAGGCTGAGGCCGTTTACGAGGCCCTCGACATCATGCATGACGGGATCAGGGACCTTATCATCCAGGTCCAGGACGGAACTCTGACCAGGGAAGAAGCTATCCTTGCGATTCAGACTCTTCGCGATGATTTCGACGCGGCTCTCCAGGCCATCCTGACTGCGGAACAGTACGAGGCTCTTATCGCGCTGCGTCCCGACAAGTGTAAAAAGTAATTCTATCCGCGTTTCCGGCCGTTGGCAACGACGGACGGTGGGTAGGGTCGGGGTAGTTCGCTGCCCCGGCCCTTTTTTTGTTACTTGACCCGGAAAAAATATTCTTTATCATTAACCCTGATGCACGAACGTTCACAAAGTGGAGATTGGGATAATGAACAAACCGGGCCGCACGCAATTGACAGTGATCATCGCGACGATCATGCTCTTGTCATACCTTTCCGTGGCCCTTGGAGCTGAACTCACCCATAACCACGAAGATGACGGCTATTTCCACGATGACTGTCCGGCATGCCAGTGGAACATCCACCACCTGAGCGACTCCCCGGAAGACGCAGGAGTCATCAACTTCCTCGCGGATCCTCTGCATGTGGCTCAGTACAATGTCGTCGAGCATTCTTTAACTCTTCCCGACAAGATCCTGATCACCCTCTGCTCATCAAGAGCGCCTCCAGAGACCTCCTGTTAATCAAGCATTGATCTATTTCAATTCCACTGCCCGGATAATCGAGGGTGTGGTCTAAACCGCCTTGAAGAAGACGGTCTGATCCCGATGAGAATCGGATGCGGATAACACGGAGGAACCATGAAGATATTGAGATCACTATTGTTGATAGTTCTGGCCCTGACGATCCCCCTCACTGTTTCAGCTCAGGACAGGACTGAGATGACAGAGAAGGAACTGGCCAGATTGCTGAAGGAACAGGGTCACAGAATAGAGACCCTCGAAAAGATCATAGAAGAGCTTCAGGCAAGGATCGACAGAAAAGAAAAGGATAACGAACTCGAAGACCTGCTTGCAGAAGCTCGCAGGATGGCAGAACAAAAGAACAAGAGTACGGAGCAAGGAGAAAAAAGAAAATTCTACAGTGGGCTCCGACAACATTCGGCCCTTAATCCGAACATCAGTGTCGGAAGCGATTATTATTTCTCATACGGATCTTCCCGGACGGAATACAACAAGGCACTTTCAGACAATAGCTGGGGAACCGGGCAATTGTTTATCAGAGAGATCGAGATCGCGGCAGAGGCCTCTCTTGACCCGTATTCTCGAGCCAAGGTCTTCCTCGGTTTCGGGCCCGAGGGAGTCGGAGTCGAGGAAGGGTATATGGAATGGCTGAACTGGCCTCTCAACATGAACCTCAAACTCGGAAAATACAAGTCACAGTTCGGTGTTATGAACAGGTATCACCTGCACGCGCTGCCACAGTTCGATCTCCCTCTCGTAATGTCCAATTTCTTCGGAAACGAATCCCTGAAAGGCGTCGGAGTGGCGGCAAACTTCCTCCTGCCCTCCCTGACGGCACATGTCAACGAACTGGACCTGCAGGTCATCTCCGGTGGAGAGGGTCCCAGTTTTACAGGTGACGGCAACCACAATATCGTCTTCGTGAGTCATTTGAAAAATTACTGGGATATCAACCGGGCCGCCTATATCGAACTCGGCCTAAGTGGAGCTACCGGTTACAACGACGCGGAAGAGTCGAGCAGGACGATTCTGGGTGGAATCGACCTCAGATTGAAGTGGTCGCCTCCGGGACGTTCAAAATACCGTGGCTTTGAATGGTGGAGCGAAGCTGTTTTTTCCAGATATGAACTTCAGGATGAAAATATCGACAGCTGGGGGATCTTTTCCTCACTTCAATACCGTCTTGGCGCGAGATGGCTGTGTAGCGGTCGTTTCGATTATTCACAGCTACCAGGAGACGGGTGGCGGGAAGAATATGGCGGCACAGCCTGTATCGACTTCTGGCAGAGCGAATTCGTCTTCCTCAGGTTGCAGTATTCATATATCGACAGGAACTTCGACGAGGACGACAACAGAGTGATCCTCCAGGTGTCATGGGCGATGGGGCCTCATAAACATGAATCTTATTAAGAATCGAGCTGGATCGTGGAGCCCGTCAAAAGGAGACAGAAAATGAAAATAGCAGGAAATTTATTGATCGTGTTGCTGGCGCTGGCAAGCTTTGCCACACATACCAACGCGGAAGACCGGATAAAAGTCATCACTACATTTTCAGACTTCGCTTCTATCACCAGGGAGATCACAGGAGACCTCGCAGAAGTCGAATACCTTTCACATGGTGACCAGGATCCACATTTCGTCCCGCCCAAGCCGAGCCTCGCGCTTAAACTCAAGAAGGCCGACATGCTGGTATCTACGGGGCTGGATCTCGAGATGTGGCTTGCTACACTCCAGGACAAGGCCAGAAACAGCCGGATAATGGACGGCGCAGACGGGTTTATCACAGTCTCTCCCGGAATCGATATCCTGCAGAAACCGGAGACGTTGAGCAGGACCGAGGGCGACGTCCACATCATGGGAAATCCCCACTTTCACACCAGTCCTCTCAATTGGAAACCTATTTCAGAAAATATCCTGACAGGTCTGACACGGGTCGACCCGAAAAACGCTGATACTTACAGGGCAAATCAGAAATTGTTCATCGAGAGGATGTATATAGCGATGTTCGGCCACGAACTCGTTGAGCTCATAGGCGGTGAGCAACTGGCTGAACTTCTCCGGTCCGGCAATCTTATCGAGTTCCTTGACAGGGACTATCAGGGAAAGAAACTGTCGGACATGCTTGGGGGCTGGGTACAGGGATCCCTCCCGTTCAGAGGCATGAAAGTCATCGCTTATCATAAGAACTGGGCCTATTTCGCCCATGATTTCGGGCTGACCGTGGCCGGATATATCGAGTCCAAACCTGGCATCCCTCCCACTCCAAAGCATGTGGAGCAGACGATTCGCCTGATCAAGACCGAAGGGATCGATGTCATGCTTGTCGCGTCGTATTTCGAAAAGAGAAAACCTGCGGCAATCTCAGAAAAGACGGGAATAAAGGCGCTGTTTCTTCCCATGTCGGTCGAAGCTCTTCCAGAAGTCCCGGACTGTTTCTCACTTGTCGATTACTGGATCGAGCAGATCAACAATGCAGTGGGCACGGACTAGCATCATTACGATTGGAGAAATAAATGCTGGATAGTCTCGGTTTTCTTTTGATCCAGATAGTGTTGCTTCTGGTAGTGACGTCCGTGCATACCTACCTGGGACTTCACGTGATCAGGAGAGGAATAGTCTTCTCCGACCTCTCTCTGGATCAACTTGCTGCTTTCGGAGTGATAGTGGGCATCGGACTCGGTATCGAGGGCGGGACCCTAGGGTCCTACCTTGTTTCTTTTGTCGCGGTGCTTGCAGGCTCGTTTATTCTTGCCTATGTCAAACCCCGGAACAAAAACATCCCCCACGAGGCTGTTATCGGAATAGTATACGGACTGGCACTTGTCGCCTCGATAATGGTGGCCGACAAGATATCAGGCGGCCTTGCCTACGTCACGCAGACTCTTTCAGGAATGATGCTCTGGGCAAGCTGGCCGCTGGTGACCACCACCGTCATCGCCTATCTCCTTCTCTCGATCTTCCATTTCAGGTTCAGGGACAGATTCATCGCCATAACCGAAGGAAGAGGAGATCCAAAAAATGAAAATTTCTGGGACCTCCTGTTCTTCGTCACACTTGGCATTATCACGGTCCTTATCGTACCCATAGCCGGCGTGTTGCTGGCATATGGATTTCTGATGATCCCGGCTGCCATAGCGACATTGTTCACCAAAGACTGGAAGACCGCCCTGCGGTTGGGATGGAGCATCGGATTCGTAGCGTCGATGTCAGGTCTGATGGCTTCATATCGCTTCAATCTCCCCTACGGCCCTACCCTGGTCATGTCGCTTGGAGTGTTTTTCATGGGAGCCCTGACTCTGAAATACTTCACGGAAAGGTCAAAACAGTAATGGATATAATACTATTTCTTCTTCCTCCACTTACGGCAAGTATCATAATACTCGGACTACTCGCGTATCTTGGAATCCACGTGCTGAAAAGGGAGATCATCTTCATAGACATCGCTCTGGCCCAGATCGCCGCAGTCGGGGCGACCTTTGCCCATGTCTTTCTCGGAAGAGGAGAGGACAGTCTAGCTGCCTATCTGACCGCTTTCGGATTCACAGTACTTGCCTCTCTTTTCTTCTCACTGATAGACAGGCGCATCAAACAGATCTCGCATGAAGCTGTGATAG belongs to Candidatus Latescibacterota bacterium and includes:
- a CDS encoding TlpA family protein disulfide reductase: MKIKMRFPVVKSVATLLALFILAGTFLLVADAAAGSLEFKLKDLKNHSRSYSELKGNKLTVIDFWATWCKPCGRSIPKLVQLNDKYKEKGVAFIGISIDGPRNLSKVRPYARSKKIDFTVLLDVNGDVMGRMNVKVVPTLIIVDGDDEVVYFHQGYRSGDHKVIEEEIVKLLSGSEE
- a CDS encoding AIR synthase family protein is translated as MKAKLPDIGKISPEVFEELIYPRLGRKRDSVIVPPCSGVDVGIVEIGGQAVAITTDPVFIVPEYGWERAAWFAIHILASDIVTSGLKPTYLSIDLNLPMEITAEQLEKMWTVMHEECEKLGMAVVCGHTARYENCNYPMVGGATVLAVGPIDSYVTPALAKTGDHIIITKGPAIESSGIFAAMFPDRITEAFGKEFSDKAQDIFYKMSVVEDAMTAITVGVRDKGVTSMHDATECGIWGGVYEIAEAAGLGAVLDKDAIVVEDGVMEICELFDIKDPYAAISEGTLIITCRPDFSGDVVKVLNAKGITASVVGELTPPEKGIIVIEGGKERPFEHPRVDPFWEAFYNSLK
- a CDS encoding DUF4355 domain-containing protein, translating into MKILRSLLLIVLALTIPLTVSAQDRTEMTEKELARLLKEQGHRIETLEKIIEELQARIDRKEKDNELEDLLAEARRMAEQKNKSTEQGEKRKFYSGLRQHSALNPNISVGSDYYFSYGSSRTEYNKALSDNSWGTGQLFIREIEIAAEASLDPYSRAKVFLGFGPEGVGVEEGYMEWLNWPLNMNLKLGKYKSQFGVMNRYHLHALPQFDLPLVMSNFFGNESLKGVGVAANFLLPSLTAHVNELDLQVISGGEGPSFTGDGNHNIVFVSHLKNYWDINRAAYIELGLSGATGYNDAEESSRTILGGIDLRLKWSPPGRSKYRGFEWWSEAVFSRYELQDENIDSWGIFSSLQYRLGARWLCSGRFDYSQLPGDGWREEYGGTACIDFWQSEFVFLRLQYSYIDRNFDEDDNRVILQVSWAMGPHKHESY
- a CDS encoding metal ABC transporter substrate-binding protein, translated to MKIAGNLLIVLLALASFATHTNAEDRIKVITTFSDFASITREITGDLAEVEYLSHGDQDPHFVPPKPSLALKLKKADMLVSTGLDLEMWLATLQDKARNSRIMDGADGFITVSPGIDILQKPETLSRTEGDVHIMGNPHFHTSPLNWKPISENILTGLTRVDPKNADTYRANQKLFIERMYIAMFGHELVELIGGEQLAELLRSGNLIEFLDRDYQGKKLSDMLGGWVQGSLPFRGMKVIAYHKNWAYFAHDFGLTVAGYIESKPGIPPTPKHVEQTIRLIKTEGIDVMLVASYFEKRKPAAISEKTGIKALFLPMSVEALPEVPDCFSLVDYWIEQINNAVGTD
- a CDS encoding metal ABC transporter permease; the protein is MLDSLGFLLIQIVLLLVVTSVHTYLGLHVIRRGIVFSDLSLDQLAAFGVIVGIGLGIEGGTLGSYLVSFVAVLAGSFILAYVKPRNKNIPHEAVIGIVYGLALVASIMVADKISGGLAYVTQTLSGMMLWASWPLVTTTVIAYLLLSIFHFRFRDRFIAITEGRGDPKNENFWDLLFFVTLGIITVLIVPIAGVLLAYGFLMIPAAIATLFTKDWKTALRLGWSIGFVASMSGLMASYRFNLPYGPTLVMSLGVFFMGALTLKYFTERSKQ